From Rhodovibrio salinarum DSM 9154:
TTACCGAGCGTCATATCGCTCAAAGAATACGTCCCCTTGAACCGAAGGCCGGCGTTCACGCGCTTCAACGTCTTCCTCCGGGACGGCTTCAAATGCCAGTATTCCGGAATTCGTCTCCCCGCCGAACAGCTCACCTTCGATCACGTCATTCCGCGCTCCCGGGGCGGACGCACTTCCTGGGAAAACGTTGTTACGGCCTCGGCGGAGATGAACCTGCTGAAGGCCAATAAGACGCCGGAGGAAGCGGGCATGAAACTCCGGCGCGCCGCGCGCCAGCCCACCGTTCACGAGCTGCAGCGCCAAGCCCGCAAGTTCCCGCCGAACTACCTCCACGAAAGCTGGCACGACTTCCTGTACTGGGACACCGAGCTGGAGGATTGACCGCGCCTGCGTCCCTTGTACCCCTATTAAGCTTGTCCTGTTTTATTAGGATTGCGTTGCCAGGGGCAGAAAGCGGGAAGTGGGTCGACCGAGCGACGCGGTGGCGGTCAGCCCGCGCGCCGGGTCACCAGCGCCCAGACCGTTCCGGCCGTCAGCAAGAGCGACAGCACGAAGTTCCAACCGGCCATCGACAGGCCGGCAAAGATGAACGCCGGTTCGTCGCAGGCGACGATCCGGTCCTGGCCGGCCAGCGCCGCCTGCAGGTCCTCGACGCGCACGTCGGATGACAGGGCTGCGCCCGAGCAGCCGGGCAGCCCCGCCCACCAGCCGTATTCGACCCCGGCGTGGTAGCCGGCGATCCCCGCCCCGGTGAGGAACGCGAGCCCGGCGGCAATGACCAAGGTAACGCGCGCATACCGGCTGAACGGGCCGAGTGCCGCGGCGAAACCGAACAGGGCCGCGGCGACATAGGGCCAGCGCTGCCAGATGCACAGCTCGCAGGGCTGCAGCCCGAAGCCGTATTGCGAGATCAGCGCGAAGGCGAGCGCGCTCACGCTCACGGCGAAGATCGCTGCGGGGACGATCCGGCTGCCCGGCGTCAGGTGGGAGAGGTCGGTCTGGTCAGACGACATATTTGATGGCCACGAAACCGCCGAACAGAAGGACGAAGAAGATCACCGTGAGCCAGCTCAGGTGCTTCTCGATCAAGGCCCGGATCGGGGGGCCGAAATACCACAAGAGGGCCGAGACGATATAGAAGCGCGCACCGCGCGACACCGCGGAGGCGATCAGGAAGGTGAACGGATTGAGCGCCAGCACGCCGCTCGTGATCGTGATCACCTTGTAGGGGAAGGGCGTCAGGCCGGCGGCCATGACGAACCAGAAGCCCCACTCCGCGTAGAACGTGCGGAAGTCCGCGAACTTGTCGGTGTAGCCGTAGAATTCCAGGACCGCCTGGCCGACCGTGTCGTACAGGTAGTAGCCGATCGCGTAGCCGAGCAGCCCGCCCAGCACGCTTGCCAGCGTGCACACGAAGGCCACCCGCCAGGCTCGTGTCCGGTCGGCGAGCACCATCGGGATGATCAGGATATCCGGCGGGATCGGAAAGACCGAACTCTCGACGAACGACACCGCCGCCAGCCCGCTCATGGCGTGCCGATGCCCGGCGATCCGGAGCGTGCGGTCATACAGGGCGCGAAGCATCGGGCGGCGGAAATCCGGAAGATGGCGGGGGATAAAGCCGCACCCGATCTACCAGTCTCGCGCGCCTGCGGCAATCGGCGCGATTGGGGGGG
This genomic window contains:
- a CDS encoding HNH endonuclease — protein: MSVPANAFPALVLNADFRPLSYFPLSIWAWQDAVKAVFLDRVNIVSEYDQAIHSPSFEIRLPSVISLKEYVPLNRRPAFTRFNVFLRDGFKCQYSGIRLPAEQLTFDHVIPRSRGGRTSWENVVTASAEMNLLKANKTPEEAGMKLRRAARQPTVHELQRQARKFPPNYLHESWHDFLYWDTELED
- a CDS encoding disulfide bond formation protein B, with the protein product MSSDQTDLSHLTPGSRIVPAAIFAVSVSALAFALISQYGFGLQPCELCIWQRWPYVAAALFGFAAALGPFSRYARVTLVIAAGLAFLTGAGIAGYHAGVEYGWWAGLPGCSGAALSSDVRVEDLQAALAGQDRIVACDEPAFIFAGLSMAGWNFVLSLLLTAGTVWALVTRRAG
- a CDS encoding YqaA family protein, giving the protein MLRALYDRTLRIAGHRHAMSGLAAVSFVESSVFPIPPDILIIPMVLADRTRAWRVAFVCTLASVLGGLLGYAIGYYLYDTVGQAVLEFYGYTDKFADFRTFYAEWGFWFVMAAGLTPFPYKVITITSGVLALNPFTFLIASAVSRGARFYIVSALLWYFGPPIRALIEKHLSWLTVIFFVLLFGGFVAIKYVV